The region GGGTTATAAATACCTTTGTTATCTTTCTTAAAAGATGTCTGTCCAGCCTTCTTATATTTCCGACATCAAAAAGTATATACTCTCCAAGACTTTCTATCTCAATAACTATACCTGGATCGTCAGTTCTCTCATTTATCAGATAATGTTTTATCCTTGGTTTTGCCATCCCAGTTCCTTGTTAGAAATAGATATTATTTTTATATTTAAATACACCTAATATTTGACTAAGGAAAATACTATGTTTTTTAAAAAAAGTAAAGAATGTATAAATGAGTTTTTAGGTTATAGGGGGACGGAAGATCTTTTCTTTACAGAGAATAACGAATCCATCAAAGATATCTCAAGGGAGGATATAGAAAGGGAGTTCAGAAATCTCTCATTTCTGTATTTCTCAAGGAAGATAGAACAGATCTTTAAAGATTACTTTCTAAAAGTAAAGATAAACCAGATAAGGTTTGCACTGGCTTTTGGTTTATTTTTATACTCAATCTTTGCCGTTCTTGATTATTTATTGTTCCCACAGGTGATGTACGATCTTTGGGTCGTAAGGGCTTTTGTTGTTTCAATAGGATTGTCTGCACTTGCCTACTCCTATGTTTCTAAAAATAAAACCTTTCTTGAGTTTTTTGTTTCTGTTGTTATTTTTATCGGAGGAATGGGTATTCTACTGATGATAATCCTTATAGATTTTTATGAGGAGAAGGCACATATATACTATGCTGGACTTCTCCTTGTTGTGTTTTTTGCCTACACATTTTCTTCCATAAGACTTCTTTACGCTGTAGTTCCATCAATATCCGTAGTTATAGCTTACCTGATAGCTGATATCACATATATAAAAACTGAGAAATTTATTCTTATAAACAACAGTTTTTTCCTTGTTTCGGCAAATGTTATGGGGATATTTGCAGGGTATATGCTGGAGTATTTCTTCAGGAAAAACTTTCTTCAGTCGTTCCTTATATTTTTAGATAAGAAAAAGACAGAGTATCTGAACAGAAAGCTGTATGAGATGACAATAACAGACGAACTTACAAAGGTCGCTAACAGAAGGTTCTTTCAAGAAGCTGTTGAGAAAGAACTTAAAAGGGCATACAGAGAAAGATACCCTGTATCACTTCTTATAGTGGATGTTGACCATTTTAAAGAGTACAACGACTCTTTTGGACATACCGCAGGTGATAGATGTCTATGTAGTGTTGCTGAGATACTTAAAAAATACAGAAAGAGATCCTATGATCTTGTTGCAAGGTATGGTGGAGATGAGTTTATTGTCGTTCTGCCGAAAGCTTCGGAAGATTATGCGATGAATGTAGCCCAGATGATAAGGTCTGATGTGGAAGATCTGTGTATAAAACATATAGAGCCTTTTAACAGGGTTACCGTTTCCATAGGTGTTGCTGTTCTGAATGGGAAAAGGATAAAGGGGGTAACAGTAAAAAACCTGATAAATACAGCGGATAAAGCTCTTTATATTGCGAAAAAGGAAGGCAGAAACAGGGTGGTAAAACTAGATATTTAGTACAACATTGTATATACCTTTTACAACCTCTGACATCCTCTCAAAATCAAGTGTTCCTATTGTGTCCGTTCTTCTGTGGTAGTTTGGATTTCTGTAAAATGCTGTGTCAGTTATCATAACAGCGTTGTATCCAAACTTCCAGAAATTCCTGTGATCTGAAAAATCAACACCTAAAAGAAATACAGGGGCATTTATTGAGTAAACAGGTATAGATGAACCTTTTTTGATAAGTTCTTCAACTCTTTTTGTTATCTTCTTCTGTCCCATCTTTCCCACAACACCAATAAAATTACCTTTATCTGGATAGAAAAACTTAAAAAATGGTAGAGGAAACTGCTGTGAGTCAGGTTCATCAGAAAAATATCCTATCATCTCAAGGGACAGCATAACCTTTATCTTTGCTTTTTCTTTGTAAAGAGTTTTTGCGTGTATATAACTTCCCATCTTATCGGTTCCAAAAAATGGAGGCTCTTCAAGTGTGTAGGCCACAAGGTCAACTCTGTGTTTTAATTTAGGTCTATATAGTTTTAAAAACCTTCCGATCTGTAGAATACCTGCTACACCACTTGCGTTATCATCTGCACCTGGTGTATCACCTGCAACATCGTAATGTGCTCCCACAATAACTCTTTCCTCTTTTTCTGTATTGTATGATGCGATAATATTACTGTACTTTCTTGAATTAACATTGTATGTCTGCACAGTTATCTCAAGATCTTCAAACTGGGAGATGATATACTCTGCTGCTCTATCAAGGGATCCAACATTATAAAAATTTCTGAAAGGTCTTATTTTACAAAGCTGCTCAACATCCGTGTAAAGATTTCTTGTTATATTTCCGTCCATTATACACTTATTTTAAGTCAAAAAATGATATAAATCAGTGATTTTTATTTAAAATATCTTTAATATTTTTATAGAAATTAAGATTTAGGAGTCTGAAATATGTTAATAAGAAAAGAGGACTTTCCAAAGGTTGCTTTATCAAAAATGAATGAAATTCACAGTACGGAAATAGATATTGTTAACAGCCTTTATGATGCTGTAGTTAGATGTATTGAAGGAAAGGAAAGCGTGGAAACTGTGGATAAACTTCTGAGAGAATTCCTGAATGATGTTAGGGAGCATTTCAGCTTTGAGCAGGAACTTATGGAAAAGTACGGCTTTTTCGCCTATCCTATGCACAAAGGTGAGCATGATAATGTTTTAAGGGAGCTCGCATCTGTAGAGAGTATATGGGAGGAAAAGAAAAATCCTGCAACTATAAAGGAGTATCTTGAGAACTACTTTGCTCCATGGATTGTGAACCACGTCCAGACGATGGATACTGTTACAGCGATGTTCCTCTCAAACTTTGTTCATGCAGAATGATCCTTCTTAATTCCGTAGCCAACTATATGGTAATTAACAGGTATAAAGGGGCTTTTAAATCTGACATTTTTAATATATGCATCAGGAAAGTATCTTCTTATAACTGATGCTGTGTCCCTTTTTATATCACACCCTTCAAAAAGCCATTTCCATGCTGGCTGAAGTATGTTTTGAACGGAGTATGTAAAACTGCCCTCAGGAGCAACAACATGTTCGATGAATACAAATATCCCACCAGGTTTTAATACCCTTTTTATCTCCCTCAGGACTTTACTCTGAGATTTAACACTGCAGAGAACAAGTGTTGACACGACAGCGTCAAAACTGTTGTCTTCAAACGGTAGTTTTTCACCAACGCCTTCAATAATATGTAACTTTATATCAGACCTAACTGCTTTATCTTTGAGGTACTCAAGCATCTCCTTACTTGGCTCTATAACCGTGAGATCCTTTACTTTTTTGTAGTAATCTAGGTTAATTCCCGTTCCAGCTCCAATCTCAAGAACTTTTCCTCCAATTCTGTTGAAAAGCTCTATCTTGTGTTTTCCGTACACATTTTTCATATACCATTCAAGATTTTTCATAAAAACAGCATTAAATCTGCTTTTACACCTACAGGTCATACTAATTCACCTCCAGTTTACCTTCTTTTATTTTAATGAAATCTTCAAGATAACTGTACTTATTTTCATCAAAACTGTAAATTTTGCAAATATCTGTAAACTCACAGTAACCACAGCTTTCTGATTTTGTGTACGGAACAAAAAACCCATCCTTTAACATATTAAGTATTATATAGATCACTTTATCAGTTTTTTCATCAATCTCCTTGTCTAACTGTGTGGAGACCTCTGAGTGGTTTTCTTTAATAAAGAGGAGACCCAGTTTTTGTACATCTTTCCCTGAACTCTCAAGAAATTTTTTATAAATAACAAGCTGGAGATACTCACCTTTTAGCAGGGCTTTTCTCAGATCATCAATCCTTTTCTTTCCTGTTTTATAGTCGTATATGATATATTTACCATTTTTTAAATCCCTGTCAGCTCTATCTATCTTTCCTGTGAACTTAAATCCATAAATATTTACAGATCTTTTCATTTCAATAACTTCAGGTATGTAAATGTTTCTTATCCTTTCAAGATCTTTTATAACAAACTCTGTTAATATATCAGAAAGCAATAAAACTCTTTTTTCCTCAAATATCCTTGCTGAAGGTTTCAGTTCTTCAAGTAAAGGTCTAAACTTCTCCTTAACAAGGGCAGGTATGATCATTCTTAATCTGGATTTGTCCTTTATTCTTTTTCTGTATACAAACTCAAGTATCTCATGTATAGCCGTTCCTTCTTTATCTGGAGGAATTCTTTCTGTATCTACAATCTCAAAAGTGTCCGGATTTATCACTGAGCTTAAGAAAAATCTGTATGGACAGTCTGAAAATGTCTGGAGCTTTGAAGGTGTAAGCTTGATGTATTTGGGATTTACATTTACATATCCTTCATACTCTGTTATATACTCAGACTCTCTTTTTATATGTGCCTCAACCACTTTTTTTAATAGGTTATCTGTATTTATAAGATGAGCCGCGTTTTTAAGTCTGAACTCTTTTAATGTGGTTATCTCTTCCGGGTCTTCCAGTTTTAGGGTATCTCCATTCTCAAAGTATGATCTTCCGTAGTTTAATCTTAAAAGTTCCTCAACTAATACTGATGGTGAAAGATCGTTTCCTTTATCGTCTCTGTTTTTGTAAGATATATAAATGTTTTTTGAGGAGTTAAATATTGATATAAATGTTATTATCTGCTGCCAGTAGGATGCGTTCAGCTTGGGAAGACCCTTCTCTTCAAGTTTTACCCTGAGAGTGTTATTAATAACAGGATCATCTTTAATGATGGAAGGGTACTTTCCCTCGTTCATATCAACAAAAAACAGGTAATCAAATATAATTCCTTCAGATATGTTTGGTGTTCTTATCTGAACAATATCTCCTTTTAATCTCCTATCAATATCTTCTTCCTCAAGGTAGTGCAGAAGTATACTGTTGAACTCGGAATATGTAATCTCAGGGTAAAGCTTTTTCAGTACATGGTTTAACTGAATGTTCTCAAGTATATTGAGGAATTTTTCAGTATGTTCATTTTTCTTAAAAAATCTTTCTATTATATCTGTGTAGTTCTGTATAAGATCATTTAAAGATCCCCTTTCAGGAATTTTTTTAATGGATCTTAACAGATCTATTATACCGTTGTACCCTTTATCACTCAGTAATTTTATAATGCTCTCATACCCCTCTTCGTAGGAGTTTTCTATCAGATCTTTTTCAAATGAAGATATATCTATATCATCAATATTGAGAATCTCTTTTGATATGCTGTTGAGAAGGTCAATCTTTGAAAAGTTGTTTTCTTTCAGGCTGAATAATAAGAACATCTTTTTAAAAGGTAGCTGATCAATAAATCTGTTTTCCTCTGAAAGATAGTAAGGGATGTTGTACTCCTGAAAAACAGATTTTATGTCCTTCAGATAGCTTCCAAGATCGTTTATCACCACTCCAATTTTATACCATCTCGTATTTTCTTTAATCTTTAGGATGCTTTTTGCTATCTTTACAATTTCGTCCCTTTTACCTTTTGATACTATAAACTTGATGTTCTTGCATCCTATACCTTCTTCAGTTATAGCTGAGGAAAACATAAGTGATGTCAGTTTCTGGTCTTCTTTTTTTATACTCTCTGTATATGTTTTAAGTCTGAAGTTTTTAAAGAACTCAAAAGTGGATCTGAGGTAAGGGTTTTTTTCAAAAACTGAATATCCGGGATTTATCGGGATATAAACAGATGATCTGTTTTTAAGCAGTGATCTGAACATATCTCTGTCTATCTCTGTCAGAGAGTGGAAACCAAAAACAAAGAGGAAGTCTGTTTTATAATCCTTCAATGATGCTTCTGTGATTATATCTTCTCTATCTTTCAGATTTAAGTCTGCCAGTTTTCTCTGGTATTCTTCGTATACCTCTTTTAATCTTTCCCCTTCAGGAAGATCCTGAGGTTCTATTTTTGATTCTTTTAGTTTCTGAATAGTCTCGCTGTATGCTCTGGATAGGCCTTCTATATGGATATCCTTTTCTTTAAGTATACTATCTATCAATATCTCCTTCTCAAGATTGTTTATAGGCTCTTTCCCTGTAAGCTCCCTTGCGATATCAAGTTTTGTGAAAAATTCAGCGTTGTATAAAAGACCTAAGCTATCTGATAGATACTCCTTTATAGCTCTTCTCATATTGTTAGAGGAGATTATAAATGTAAGCCTGCTCTCAGGATTCACCTTTCTGATATTTTTAACTGTATCAGTCAGCTTTTCAAAAAGGAAGGGGTAACTTCCTGCGTATATCACAGAGCCCTCCTAACCATAAAAGATGATTATATAATATCAGAATTGATTCGAATCTATTCAGGAATACTTAATAGAAAGACACACAGAAAGGCCTGTTTATATAGAGTGTCAAAAACCTGTAGTTCCAGAAAAACCGGAGTCTATCCCATATAAAATCTTTCGTGTTCAGTTTGAAAACAAGTATTACTACTGTGCTGATGTTGAAAATGCAAGAATAATATCTGAAAACTGGTTAGGATATAAGAATTGGTGTGAGAGTCTGGAAATAAATTTAAAAAGGAAAATCCACTAATGAGGTGGAGGGACGGCTACTTCCCCTCATACCGGCATCGGATTAACCGAAGCCGCCGCTGGCAACGCCGATTTTCCAGCTGTCACCTCATCAGTGGTTAATTAAAAAATAAATCCTTATACTGAGAACTGCCATCCTAAACTATCCCAATTTTTTGGACAAACTGAAAATCAGTTTTTTAATGTGTCTGGGACACTTTTTTGGTTATTGATAATCAAGGATTTGCGAAAGTGGGGTGTCCCATTTTTTTGGAAATTTATAAAATTTATAATTTCCCAATTTTTTGGGACACCTATTTAGTTATATTCCATTTTATCACAATTTCGGGAAATATAGGAAAATAAAGGGATATAGCGGGATAAGTTTTTTTATTAAATTAAACTGTCCCATTTTTTGGGGAAACTGTCCCATTTTATTTGGATAAAAACGGGGTAGGCAGGATTTGAACCTGCGATCTTTGGATTTGGAGTCCAATGCTTTTCCTGGCTAAGCTACTACCCCATTATATATTTTCAGCGATTAAACTCCAATCTAATTTTTCTAATTCTTTTGGAAGTTCCTGAGCAATTTCTTTTGAGTTTGTTGCCTGCGTATTGATAATAATTTGTTTAATTACCACAGTTGTAGATTTTTTTTCGGTTTTCTTTGTGTTTTGAACAGGATAGATAGGAACTTCAGTGAAATTGTTTTTGCTCTCTTTGAACGGGTTTGATAAATTATCAGCTAAACCGGACATCAATTTTAGAATTTCATTTTCTTTTCCAAGGATACCAACTTTTAGTCCTTCCAGGGCGAATAATCCTATTTCCATAAATACTTTAGAGGGAGACTTTATGCCTAAAAACTCTTTTATTCCACCTACAATGTTTTTACCAATGTTTTTTACTGCTTCTACTGGTTTTGAAATCATAGATTTTATTCCATTTAAAAGTCCTTCAATTATACTTCTGCCTATGTCAAATAAGTTAAAGTTTTTTAGAAATTCTTTTATTGTTTCAAAGGGATGTATAACTGTATATATAAGTTTGCTTCCAAATTTAATAGCTTCTGTGATTAGATTTATCAAACCTGCAATGAACTCGGCTATTATAGAAATAACAGATACAAGAGTTTTTCCTGCAAGTATTCCCATTCTCGCAAAGATTATAAATGCACTGTTATCGGGGTTATATTTAAATCCAAAAACTTTTGCTATTGCTTGAAAAACCGGTTCAAGTGCTCTGGCTAAATTTGAAAAAGCATCTTTTAAAGGTTTTATAGC is a window of Persephonella marina EX-H1 DNA encoding:
- a CDS encoding GGDEF domain-containing protein, encoding MFFKKSKECINEFLGYRGTEDLFFTENNESIKDISREDIEREFRNLSFLYFSRKIEQIFKDYFLKVKINQIRFALAFGLFLYSIFAVLDYLLFPQVMYDLWVVRAFVVSIGLSALAYSYVSKNKTFLEFFVSVVIFIGGMGILLMIILIDFYEEKAHIYYAGLLLVVFFAYTFSSIRLLYAVVPSISVVIAYLIADITYIKTEKFILINNSFFLVSANVMGIFAGYMLEYFFRKNFLQSFLIFLDKKKTEYLNRKLYEMTITDELTKVANRRFFQEAVEKELKRAYRERYPVSLLIVDVDHFKEYNDSFGHTAGDRCLCSVAEILKKYRKRSYDLVARYGGDEFIVVLPKASEDYAMNVAQMIRSDVEDLCIKHIEPFNRVTVSIGVAVLNGKRIKGVTVKNLINTADKALYIAKKEGRNRVVKLDI
- a CDS encoding M28 family peptidase, which gives rise to MDGNITRNLYTDVEQLCKIRPFRNFYNVGSLDRAAEYIISQFEDLEITVQTYNVNSRKYSNIIASYNTEKEERVIVGAHYDVAGDTPGADDNASGVAGILQIGRFLKLYRPKLKHRVDLVAYTLEEPPFFGTDKMGSYIHAKTLYKEKAKIKVMLSLEMIGYFSDEPDSQQFPLPFFKFFYPDKGNFIGVVGKMGQKKITKRVEELIKKGSSIPVYSINAPVFLLGVDFSDHRNFWKFGYNAVMITDTAFYRNPNYHRRTDTIGTLDFERMSEVVKGIYNVVLNI
- a CDS encoding bacteriohemerythrin; translation: MLIRKEDFPKVALSKMNEIHSTEIDIVNSLYDAVVRCIEGKESVETVDKLLREFLNDVREHFSFEQELMEKYGFFAYPMHKGEHDNVLRELASVESIWEEKKNPATIKEYLENYFAPWIVNHVQTMDTVTAMFLSNFVHAE
- a CDS encoding class I SAM-dependent methyltransferase, producing the protein MTCRCKSRFNAVFMKNLEWYMKNVYGKHKIELFNRIGGKVLEIGAGTGINLDYYKKVKDLTVIEPSKEMLEYLKDKAVRSDIKLHIIEGVGEKLPFEDNSFDAVVSTLVLCSVKSQSKVLREIKRVLKPGGIFVFIEHVVAPEGSFTYSVQNILQPAWKWLFEGCDIKRDTASVIRRYFPDAYIKNVRFKSPFIPVNYHIVGYGIKKDHSA
- a CDS encoding PD-(D/E)XK nuclease family protein gives rise to the protein MIYAGSYPFLFEKLTDTVKNIRKVNPESRLTFIISSNNMRRAIKEYLSDSLGLLYNAEFFTKLDIARELTGKEPINNLEKEILIDSILKEKDIHIEGLSRAYSETIQKLKESKIEPQDLPEGERLKEVYEEYQRKLADLNLKDREDIITEASLKDYKTDFLFVFGFHSLTEIDRDMFRSLLKNRSSVYIPINPGYSVFEKNPYLRSTFEFFKNFRLKTYTESIKKEDQKLTSLMFSSAITEEGIGCKNIKFIVSKGKRDEIVKIAKSILKIKENTRWYKIGVVINDLGSYLKDIKSVFQEYNIPYYLSEENRFIDQLPFKKMFLLFSLKENNFSKIDLLNSISKEILNIDDIDISSFEKDLIENSYEEGYESIIKLLSDKGYNGIIDLLRSIKKIPERGSLNDLIQNYTDIIERFFKKNEHTEKFLNILENIQLNHVLKKLYPEITYSEFNSILLHYLEEEDIDRRLKGDIVQIRTPNISEGIIFDYLFFVDMNEGKYPSIIKDDPVINNTLRVKLEEKGLPKLNASYWQQIITFISIFNSSKNIYISYKNRDDKGNDLSPSVLVEELLRLNYGRSYFENGDTLKLEDPEEITTLKEFRLKNAAHLINTDNLLKKVVEAHIKRESEYITEYEGYVNVNPKYIKLTPSKLQTFSDCPYRFFLSSVINPDTFEIVDTERIPPDKEGTAIHEILEFVYRKRIKDKSRLRMIIPALVKEKFRPLLEELKPSARIFEEKRVLLLSDILTEFVIKDLERIRNIYIPEVIEMKRSVNIYGFKFTGKIDRADRDLKNGKYIIYDYKTGKKRIDDLRKALLKGEYLQLVIYKKFLESSGKDVQKLGLLFIKENHSEVSTQLDKEIDEKTDKVIYIILNMLKDGFFVPYTKSESCGYCEFTDICKIYSFDENKYSYLEDFIKIKEGKLEVN